In the Bacillus shivajii genome, one interval contains:
- a CDS encoding YjcZ family sporulation protein produces MSYYYGYGGCGCYGSGYGYGYDYGYGYQPSYGNGFVLILVLFILLVIIGAAL; encoded by the coding sequence ATGAGTTATTACTATGGATATGGAGGATGTGGCTGTTACGGTTCTGGTTACGGATATGGATATGATTATGGATATGGTTATCAACCATCTTATGGAAACGGATTTGTATTAATTCTTGTACTGTTCATCTTACTCGTAATCATCGGAGCTGCTCTTTAA